GTGGCGGTCTACGAGTGCGGCTGTCGGCATGTGCGTGCCAACCCTTGCGAGCCGACCCAGGTATGCATGATCATTGGGCAGCCCTTTGTGGACTTCGTTCTTGAGCACAACCCACAGAGCAGCCGTCGGATCACCCAGGACGAGGCATTGGCTTTGCTGCAGGCCGAGCATGAACGGGGGCATGTGCATTCGGCCTGGTTCAAGGACGTCTGCCTGGACCGCTTCTACGCGATATGCAACTGCTGCAAGTGTTGCTGTGGCGGGATAGAAGCGATGACGAAATACGGGGTCCCGCTGATGGCCTCTTCGGGTTATGTGGCTCAGGTGGATAAGGCACTTTGCGCTGCCTGTGGAACCTGTGAGGAAGCCTGTCCCTTCGAGGCGATTCAGGTGGGAGAGAGCGCCATCGTGAGCTGGGAGGCGTGTATGGGGTGTGGCGTTTGCGTAGGACAGTGCCCCAATGAGGCGATATCATTGGAGCGTGATGAGAGGAAGGGGGAGCCGCTGGACGTGCGAGCGCTGGCAGGGCTGGAGCCTGTCGTAGGGGGTTCATGAATCATCTCCGCCTGATCTGCTCGCTTTGAGGCGAGGCTGATGTATTGGGGGCCTGGTCCTCGGGCGATCGTGGTGCCCGGGGGAGCAGATCGGCGAGAATGATGGGAGAGGCACAGAGGATGGATGCCCTCTGTGCCTCCGGGGTCGGGAAAGAGGTCCGCCACCTCTCTCAGTCGAAGCGGCCCTTCCCCTCGTACTCGTTCACCACCTTCAGCACCGGGCAGAACGAGGCCTCTGGAATGGGGCAGCGATCAGGCTCGAGGAATTCCACCGTGCCCGCGGTCTTGACGGTGCCCTCCCCGCGAAGATTGGCATAGTTGCCGGTGCCTGAGAGGATGACGAAGTTCCCCTCCGCCTCGAAATGCCAAACTCCATCTTCGTCTATGTTCAGGTTGGTGAAATCGGAGTCGACTTTCAGGCTGATGGAGCTCTGGGCATCCGTCTCGCTCGCCAGGAGCACCGTGCCGTGCACGGTATCCCATTGAAAGTTCCCCCAATCGCCTGTGATGAACGTGATATCCGAGGCCGCCCCGCTATCCTGTACCAATCCATCGGCTGACCAGATCCCCCGGGTGGCGGGTAGCGAGCCCATATCGCCGTATCCCTCTTGATGAAGCGTGAAGGATATGGCGGGTACGGGGGTCGGCGGAATCGGGGTGGCGATGAGGTTGGGTGCCACTGGCGCACAGGCGATCAGTCCCGCCAGCACCATGGCCCCGACCAACACTACGGCCACTGTGGGGATCCATAAGCTCTTCTTCATCGTCCTTTCTCCTTCATGACTCGCGAACATCCCCGAGCTCCTTCGTCGCTCCTGCAACGGGAAACCCCTCCGGAAGGAGCCTTCTTTTGTGGAGCGTGTAGCTGAGGGATGCCCTCAGGCACCTCGCCGATCAATTCTCAGATGTTCGATATGTGAGTGACGCTCGGCCGTGCACGGATATCTACGCACATCATACCCAATGGCCATCGAGAAAACGTCGAGAGAACATCGTTTGCAGACAGGCCGAGACGGGGGTCGCCTTCGCCGGACCGCAACCTCGTGTCAATCTTCTTCCCAGCCGCCGGCGGAGGGGGCGAGGAGGGAACGGATGGCCGAGAAACTGCATATCACCCTGTTGGGAAGCCCGGGCGTGACCTTGGGGGAGGAGCCAGTGACCGGTTTCGTCTCCAACAAGGCCCGAGCGCTGGTCTATTACCTGGCCGCTACAGGGCAACCACACACCCGTGGTGCCCTGGCTGGCCTCCTTTGGGGCGACGTGCCCGACGCGACCGCCAGGAGGAATCTGCGTGATGTGCTCTCCAACCTGCGGCGTCTGATCGGGCCTTACCTGCTCATCACCCGCCAGACGGTGGGGCTCAACCGAGAGGCCCCTTGCGTTGTGGACCGTGAGGACTTTTCGGCCAGGCTGTCGCGTGTCCGGCGCGCCGAGCCGCCCGCCACACCGTTGACTTCCGCGGAGCTGACATCCCTGAGCCGGGCGGTGGACCTGTGCCAGGGCGAGTTCCTGGCCGGCTTTTACGTGTCCGGCGCCCCGCTCTTCGAGGAGTGGGTTTTGGGGGAACGGGAGCACTTGCGGCGGGAGCTGGAGGACGCGCTGGAGATGCTGGTGCGCGGGCACAGCGCCCGGGGGGAATGCGAGCCCGCCATCACCTACGCCCGGCGGTGGCTGTCCCTGGATCCCCTGCGCGAATCGGCTCATCGCGCGCTGATGCAGCTCTACGCCTGGTCCGGCGATCGGGCGACGGCCCTGCGTCAATACCAGGAATGCGTTCGCGTCCTCAGAGAGGATCTGGGCGTCGAGCCCTCGCCGGAGACCGTGGCCCTCTACGAGCGCATTCGCGCCGGTGAAATCGATCGTGGCATGCCCCAACGGCGAGAGCGAGCCGTCCGAGGCTATGAGCTGCGCGAGCGCATCGGCGCAGGCGGCTTCGGCGTGGTCTACCGCGCCTATCAACCCTCCGTTGGGCGGGAGGTAGCGGTCAAAGTCATCCCGCCCCGGTACGCCAATCATCCCGATTTCATCCGCCGCTTCGAAGCAGAGGCCCAACTGGTGGCGCGGCTGGAGCATCTGCACATCGTTCCCCTTTATGACTACTGGCGGGAGCCGGACGGTGCCTATTTGGTCATGCGCTGGCTGCGCGGCGGCAACCTGCGCGAATCGCTCCGGCGCG
The sequence above is drawn from the Chloroflexota bacterium genome and encodes:
- a CDS encoding 4Fe-4S ferredoxin, which gives rise to MGEMVVRVVAGALLLALLALWLFGERWRLLRRSTWRFLREGGLRRLLNGSALHAYAYGRWTNQYLDVLIHRIYPRLDARGRQRWADHYHSKVLTPEHARAIITLDEDIPLRDLEQIIPYPAARDIVLKGPPDVAVYECGCRHVRANPCEPTQVCMIIGQPFVDFVLEHNPQSSRRITQDEALALLQAEHERGHVHSAWFKDVCLDRFYAICNCCKCCCGGIEAMTKYGVPLMASSGYVAQVDKALCAACGTCEEACPFEAIQVGESAIVSWEACMGCGVCVGQCPNEAISLERDERKGEPLDVRALAGLEPVVGGS
- a CDS encoding protein kinase, with amino-acid sequence MAEKLHITLLGSPGVTLGEEPVTGFVSNKARALVYYLAATGQPHTRGALAGLLWGDVPDATARRNLRDVLSNLRRLIGPYLLITRQTVGLNREAPCVVDREDFSARLSRVRRAEPPATPLTSAELTSLSRAVDLCQGEFLAGFYVSGAPLFEEWVLGEREHLRRELEDALEMLVRGHSARGECEPAITYARRWLSLDPLRESAHRALMQLYAWSGDRATALRQYQECVRVLREDLGVEPSPETVALYERIRAGEIDRGMPQRRERAVRGYELRERIGAGGFGVVYRAYQPSVGREVAVKVIPPRYANHPDFIRRFEAEAQLVARLEHLHIVPLYDYWREPDGAYLVMRWLRGGNLRESLRRGPWSLEAAARLLDQLAGALTVAHRQGVIHRDVKPENILLDEEGNGYLSDFGIAKDLMRPTGVMETGAVVGSPAYVSPEQAQGGSLTPQSDLYSLGVVMYQVLVAEHPFPGLSPAEQLIKHLTEPLPPMRERRSDLPEALEEVIQRATAKDPAERYPDARAFAAAFREAISGPEREAAASPPDWAPLEMVNPYKGLRAFEEADAADFFGREALVERLLARLALTPHPARLAASHPPPSPAGGRG